The following is a genomic window from Amycolatopsis cihanbeyliensis.
TCACCCTGGTCACGGTCAGCACGACCACCAGCCAGGTGGTGTTCCACGCCGCCGTGGCCACCAGCGGTTCGCTGGTGAACATCCGGATGTAGTTGTCGAGCCCCACCCAGGACGGTGGGTTCAGCAGGTCGTAGTCGGTGAAGGAGTAGTACAGCGTCGCGATCAGCGGGTACCCGAAGAAGATCAGGAACCCGACCAGCGCGGGCGCCATGAAGGAGAGGACGGTGACGCGCCGGCGGCGGGAGCGCCGCGCCCGTTCCCCATCGGGGGTGGGCACGACGCCCTCCGCCGCCCGGCCGAGGGTGGCGGTCATGGGCCGTTCCCGCTCAGTTCCCGCCGCTCTTCTGGGCCAGGGCGTCGTTGATCTGCGCGTCCACCTCGGCAAGGCCCTTGTCCAGGTCCGGCACCTTCCCCGCCTGCCAGCGAGCGGCGAAGTCGTTGACCGCCTTCAGGTGCGCGTCCCCGATCACGGTGGTCGGATTCGGCAGTAGCTTGCCGCCGGAGAACAGGTCGAGGAAGGTCTGGAACTGCTCGTCCGCCTCCAACCCGGGGTCCTCCAGCGCGGGCAGGGTACTGGGCACGTTGCGCAGCCCGTTGCCCAGCTGCACCAACGTGTCCGTGTCCAAAGACATCTGCTTGATCAGTTCCCAGGCCGCGCCGGGGTTCTCCGCGCCGCGCGGGATGGCGATGATCGTGCCGGTGGTGAACGCCCCGCCGTAACGGTCCGGCTTGCTGTCGGCGACCGGCGGCGGCGCGGTGCCGTAGTCCAGCTCCGGCGTCTGGTCCTTCAGGAACGCCGTGCGGTACTCGCCGTCGATCATCATCGCGACCTCGCCGCGGTGGAAGGCGTGATCGGCGGAGAACTCGTCGCCGAGACCCGCGGTGAAGCGTTCCAGGTTCTCGTAGCCGTAGAAGTCGACCAACCGCTGCTGAAACCGGAACATCTCCTTCCACTCCGGACTGCCGGCCAGGTTGGACCCACCCTGCTCGTCCAGCCAGGTGGCGCCGAAGTTCGGCGCCCAGATCTGCGCCTGGTTGGCGTAGAACGGCATGGAAGGCAGGAACCCGGCCACCTTGATCGAGCCGTCCGGGTTGAACTCGGTGAGCTTCTTGGTGTACTCGAACAGCTCCGAGGTGTTCTTCGGTGGCTCGGAAATGCCGGCCTCGGCGAGCATCTCCTTGTTGTAGTAGAAGCCGTAGACATCGGCGAGCATCGGCATGGCGCACCGCTGGCCCTGGTACTCGGTGTAGGAGCGCACAGCCTCCGGGATGATGTTCAGATCGATCCCGTCCCGCTCGAGGTACGGCGCGAGATCGGTGAAGCTGCCGTTGTCGCACCAGGTGCCGAGATTGTCGGTGTAGAAGGAGATCGCCACGTCCGGCGGGTTACCCGCGCGGATCGAGGCGGCCAGCTTGTCGTCGTCCTGGTTTCCCTCGTGGTTGATCTCGATGTTCGGGAACTTCTGCTTGAGGTTGTTCAGGCCTTTGGTCACCACGTCGTACTCGCGCGAGGAGAACTTGCTGTACACGGTCAACGTGAGCGACTCGTCGGCGGCGGGCGCGGGTGCGGCCTCGCCGTCCTGCTCGGGCCCGCTGACCGCGCCGGAGCAGGCCGTCAGCAGCATCGCCGCGCCGGCCAGTGCCGCCAGTGCGCGGGCCTTCTTCTTCGGAGTCCGGATGGAGCGCATGTGCCCTCCTGCGATCATCGAATGGGGACGGTGGAGCGGTTCCGGGAGATCACTGGCCCCCGGCGGGAAGTCCGAACACCTCCTCGCGCACGGTGGCCAGCGCCGACTGCAACGCGCCCGCCCGCACCGCGTCACCGGGCGCGGCAGCCAGCTCGACCGGGGTTCTCGGCACGACGAGCTCGTGTAGCTCGTGCGAAACCAGCTCGAGGAAGAGGTCACCGCCCGCCCTGCTGACCTCGCCGCACAGCAGCACGGCCTCCGGGTCGAGCACGCTGACCACGTTGGCGATCCCGGCGGCGACCCGGCGGGCGAGGTCGGCAAGGAAAGCCCTGCCGGCCTCGCCCGCCTTGACCGCCGCACCGACCGCCGCCCAACCGGTGTCGGCGGAGATCTCGTGCGCGTCGGCGAGGGCGAGGATCGCGGGTGAGTCGACCAGATCGCCCCAGCGGGCGCCGAACCGGTCGAAGCCGGTGTCGGTGCGCGCCCGGTCGGGCACCTGCAGCCAGTCGATCTCCCCGCTGCCGCCCGCCGCGCCGCGGCGCAGCCTGCGGTCCAGCACCACCGCGCCGCCGGCACCCTCGCTGAGCCACACCAGCACGAAGTCGCTCAGCTCGGTGGCCCTGCCCTCGGCCATCTCGTGCAGCGCCACCAGGTTCACGTCGTTCTCCACGGTCACCTCGACGCCGAGCGCGGCACCGAGGGCGGCCGGGAGGTCGAACCCGGACCAGCCGGGCAGATGCGGCGCCGATCCCAGCCGCCCGGTGTTCGGGTCCACGGCCCCGGGCGCGCCGATCACCACCCGGTGCAGTTCGGCCAGGGTGACCCCGGCGGCCTCGGCGGTGCCTGCCAGCGCCGCGGCGAAGGCCGCCACGACATCGGTTCCGGCCAGCACCGGCACCTCCGACGACCCTGCCGCGCGCCGCGCCAGCACCTTGCCGGTGATATCGGCGATCACCATGTCCGCGCCGTGCGGGGTCAGGTCCACCGCGGCCACCCTGGCGACCGCACCGTTGACCGCCCAGAGTTGCGCACGGGGGCCGCGCCCGCCGTCCCGCACGCCGTCCTTGACGACGACGCCTTCCTGCTCGAGACGGGCGAGTAGCTGCGCGGTCGCCGGCTTCGAGAGGCCGATCACGTCCTCGAGGTGGGACCTGGTCAGCGGCCCCTGCCTGAGCAGCGTGTCGATGGCCGCCCGATCGTTGATCTCCCGCAACAGCCGCGGGCTCCCCGTGCGCACTCGTCACCCCCGGGTCCTGGTGTTATTAGATAGGAAACTTTACAGACGGTTTCGAGACACTGTAGTGGTCTACACCACATCCGTCAACAGTCGAACCTCCGAGGAAAACACGAGAAGCATTCACATAGCGGGTACCGGAGCGTGGGCGCCGCTGGTATCCAGGGACGACCCCTGCATCGAGACGGAGTTCCCCATGCGCAGAACCGGGATACCGACCGCCCTGCTCGCCGCCCTCCTGCTGCTCGCGCCCGGACTAGGGCACGCGGCCGCGAACACCGACCCCTGGGTCCCGATCGGCTCGGACCGGGCCCGGCCGCTCGACGAGAGCCAGGGCCTGGCCACCGTGGTACGAGCGGACGGCAGCTTCATCCGCTACACCGGGGTGGGCACCATCCCGCCCTCGCTCGCCATGCGCGGCTGGAACCACGTCGGCGACCCCGGGGCGCGCCGTGGCTACTACGTGGAGCCCTACCAGCGCGACGACCGTGGGCCGAAGTTGTTCCGGGTGCAGGCGCCGGACGGCTCCTGGGCCGAGTACACCCACGAGCTGGAGTCCTGGGAGGCGAGCAACAACTCCTTCGCCGCGGTGGCCCCGGACGGCCGGTGGCTGGTGACCGGCGAGTGGGGCACCAGGGACCGGCTGCTGGTGCACCCGATGCCGGGGATCGTGGCCACCGACCCCGCCGCCGACCTTCCGCTCGCCTCCACGATCCGGCTGGACCGGCCGGTCCGGGACGTCCAGGGCTGCGCCTTCGTCTCGGCCACCCGCCTGCTGTGCTCCTCGAACGACCCGGAGGGAGCGCTGTTCGGCGTCACCAAGCCGCTGCTACGGCTCGACCTGCCGGGCCCACTCACCGGCGACGAGGTGACCGCGCGGGTCAGCGCCCTCGGCCAACTCCCGCTGGAGAGTGCCTGCTCCGGCGAGTTCGAGACCGAGGGCATCGACTACGACCCGCGCGAAGCGACCCTGCGCGTCGTCGTCCTCTCCCCCGGCTTCTGCCTGCTCACCGACAGCAAGACCTGGCGCTTTGACAGGATGGGGGGATGACCACGGGCAGTGCGGAGTTGCGGGACTTCTGGGCCGAGCGGCTGTTCCCCACGCTGACCACACTGCGGCCGAACGGGTTGCCGCACGTGGTCCCGGTGGGCGTGACCGTGGACGAGGACTTCGCCGTCGCCAGGGTCATCTGCGGCCGGGGCAGCGTGAAGGCGCGCAACGTGCGCGCGGCGGGCCCCGGGGGCGCACCGGTGGCGGTCAGTCAGGTCGGCACCGGACGCTGGTCCACCCTGGAGGGCCGGGCGGTGCTGCGTACGGACGCCGAGGCGGTGCGCGACGCCGAGGACCGCTACACCCGGCGCTACCGGCGGCAGCCCCGGCCCAACCCGGAACGGGTGGTACTGGAGATCACCATCACCCGGCGGCTCGGGATGGACTGACCAGGCGGCCGAACCCGGTCAGCCGAACATCGCCCGCCACTCCTCCAGCGACCGCGGCCGGAACACCATATTGCGCTCGCGCACCCGGGACAGCGCGGCGGAGGGATCCGCCGAGTACAGGTGGCCCGGGTAGACCACGGGGTCGCCGTCCAGCCCGGCCAGCCATTGCAGGCTGCGGTACATCGCGTCCGCGTCCCCGCCGGGGAAGTCCGTGCGGCCACAGCCCTCCAGGAACAATGTGTCCCCGGCGACCAGCTTGCCGTCCAGCAGGAAGCACTGGCTGCCCGGCGTGTGCCCGGGGGTGTGCAGCAACCGCAGCGGGATCGCCCCGACCTCGAGCTCCTCGTCGTGGTCGTGGCCGACCAGGTCGCTCGCGGACAGGCCGGTGACCCGCCGCACCCACTCCGTCTCGGCCCGGTTCACGTGCACCGGCACCGGCTGCAGGGCCATCAGCTCGGGCAGGCCGGGCAGCGCGAAGCCCATCATGTCGCCGCCGACATGGTCGGGATGGTGATGGGTGGCCAGCACCCCGGTCAGCCGCATCCCGTCCGCGGCGAGCGCGTCCAGCAGGTCCTGCACCGCGTATGCCGGATCGACGATGACCGCCTCGCCGGTCTCCCGATCGCCGATCAGGTAGCTGAAGTTCGCCATCTGGGTGGCGACCTGGTCGCCGACGGCGAAGTCGCGGCCCGCGAGCAGTTGACGGAAGTAGAGCCGGTCGGACATGGTCCGATCGTAACGGGACAGGGATGTGGGGCGTGGACGCGATCGAACGATGGCGCGGTGAGCTGGCGGCCTGGCGGATACCCGGGTACATCCTCGCCGGTGCCGAGGACTCGCCATGGGTGCTGCCCCGGCCGGTGTTCACCCGGCGGGCGGACCGGCAGCTGGCCACCCCGGAAGGGGCGTCCCTCCCGGCCGCGTGGGACGCGCTGGACCCGCCCGGTTCGGTGCTCGACGTCGGGGCGGGGGCAGGGTCGGCCTGCCTGCCGCTCGCGCCACGGTGCACCGGGCTCACCGCGGTGGACGCCGATGCCGAGTTGCTCGCCGAGCTCGACCGGCGGGCCGCCACGCACGGCCTGGCCGCCCGGCTGGTGCACGGCACCTGGCCCGCGGTGGCGGCCGAGGTCGCCCCCGCCGACGTCGTGCTCTGCCACCACGTGCTCTACAACGTCGCCGACCTCGAGCCGTTCGTCACCGCGCTGACCGGGCATGCCCGCGGGCTGGTCGTGGCGGAGCTCGCCGACCGGCACCCGCTCACCGCGCTGAACCCGCTGTGGCGGCACTTCCACGGCATCGACCGGCCGGAGGGCCCGACCGCCGAGGACGCGGTCGCGGCCCTGGCCGAGCTCGGCATCCACCCCACCGTCCGGCGGTGGCGGCGCACCCCCGCCGCCGAGCATCCCGATCCGGAGGCGCTGGTGGAGGTGACCAGGCGCAGGCTGTGCCTGCCGCGGACGCGCACCGCCGAGGTGGCCGAGGCCCTGCGCGAGCACGGCCACCTGGACGGCGAGACCAGGGACCTGGGCGCCTCCGGATCCGGCATCGTCACGCTGACCTGGCCCGGCACCGCGCGGTCAGGAGCCGGGCGCTGAGGCCAGCCGGGACGGCCACCACACCCGCTTGCCGATGTCGATGGTCAGCGCGGGCACCAGCAGCGAACGCACCAGCAGGGTGTCCAGCAGCACGCCGAACGCCACGATGAACGCGATCTGGGCGAGGAACAGGATCGGCAGTACGGCCAGCGCCGCGAACGTCGCGGCCAGCACCACCCCGGCCGAGGTGATCACCCCGCCCGTCACGGTCAGGCCGCGCAGCGTACCGGCCCTGGTTCCCGAGCCGATGGTCTCCTCGCGGACCCTGGTCATCAGGAAGATGTTGTAGTCGATCCCCAGCGCCACCAGGAACACGAAACCGAACAGCGGTACCCCGGGGTCGGCGCCGGGGAAGTCCAGCACGTGGTTGAACACCAGCGCCGAGACGCCCATGGTGGCGCCGAAGGAGAGCACCACGGTGGCGATCAGCAGCAGCGGTGCCAGCAACGCGCGCAGCAGCAGGGCCAGCACGGCGAAGATCACCACCAGCACGATCGGCATGATCACCGCGCGGTCCCGCTTCGAGGTCTCCTGGGTGTCCAACTGGATCGCGCTGCGGCCACCGACCTTCGCCTCGCCGCCGGGGACCGCGTGCACGGCGTCCCGGATGCGTTGCACGGTGGCGATGGCGGACTCCGAGCCGGCCGGGGCCGTCAGGATCGCGTTGAGCTGCGCCATGCCGTCCACCACCGTGGGGGCGCCTTCCGGTCCGGTCAGCGGCGCGACCTGGGAGACCCCCTCGACCTGGGCGGCGGCCGCCACCTCGCCGGTCCTTTCGGCGTCCGCGATGATCACTGCGGGCGAGCCGGCACCTGCCGGGAAGTGCCGGGCGAGCACCTGCTCACCGGTCACCGAGTCCACCTCGGTGAGGAACACATCGGACTGGTCGGTCCCGCTCGCCCGTAGCTGGGGCACGAAGGCGACCCCGGCCAGCAGCACCACGGTGGCGCCGATCCAGACCACCCGCGGGGTGGCGTTCACCCGACCCGCGACCCGCGCCCACAGCCCGCCTTCCTCCTTGTGTGCCGAGCCCAGCGTCGGCAGGAGAGGCCAGAACGCGGCCCTGCCCAGCAGCACCAGAACCGCGGGCAGGAAGGTCATCGAGGCCAGCAGCGCCGCGGCGATGCCGATGGCGGCGACCGGGCCCAGGCCGCGGTTGGAGTTGAGGTCGCTGAACAGCAGGCACAGCACCCCGAGGATCACCGTGCCGGCCGAAGCCGTGATCGGCTCGACGGTGGCCCGCAGCGCGGTGCGCATGGCGGTGAGGGCCTCGGGGGTGTCGCGCAGGTCCTCCCGGAACCGGGACACCAGCAGCAGCGCGTAGTCCGTGGCCGCTCCGAAGACCAGGATGAACAGGATGCCCTGGCTCTGCCCGTTCAGCGCCAGCACGTCCTGGTCGGCGAGCAGGTACACGATGAGGCTGGCGAGGCCGAGTGCGCACACCGCGGACAGCAGCACCACCAGCGGCAGCACCGGGCTGCGGTAG
Proteins encoded in this region:
- a CDS encoding extracellular solute-binding protein, whose translation is MRSIRTPKKKARALAALAGAAMLLTACSGAVSGPEQDGEAAPAPAADESLTLTVYSKFSSREYDVVTKGLNNLKQKFPNIEINHEGNQDDDKLAASIRAGNPPDVAISFYTDNLGTWCDNGSFTDLAPYLERDGIDLNIIPEAVRSYTEYQGQRCAMPMLADVYGFYYNKEMLAEAGISEPPKNTSELFEYTKKLTEFNPDGSIKVAGFLPSMPFYANQAQIWAPNFGATWLDEQGGSNLAGSPEWKEMFRFQQRLVDFYGYENLERFTAGLGDEFSADHAFHRGEVAMMIDGEYRTAFLKDQTPELDYGTAPPPVADSKPDRYGGAFTTGTIIAIPRGAENPGAAWELIKQMSLDTDTLVQLGNGLRNVPSTLPALEDPGLEADEQFQTFLDLFSGGKLLPNPTTVIGDAHLKAVNDFAARWQAGKVPDLDKGLAEVDAQINDALAQKSGGN
- a CDS encoding ROK family transcriptional regulator, which translates into the protein MLREINDRAAIDTLLRQGPLTRSHLEDVIGLSKPATAQLLARLEQEGVVVKDGVRDGGRGPRAQLWAVNGAVARVAAVDLTPHGADMVIADITGKVLARRAAGSSEVPVLAGTDVVAAFAAALAGTAEAAGVTLAELHRVVIGAPGAVDPNTGRLGSAPHLPGWSGFDLPAALGAALGVEVTVENDVNLVALHEMAEGRATELSDFVLVWLSEGAGGAVVLDRRLRRGAAGGSGEIDWLQVPDRARTDTGFDRFGARWGDLVDSPAILALADAHEISADTGWAAVGAAVKAGEAGRAFLADLARRVAAGIANVVSVLDPEAVLLCGEVSRAGGDLFLELVSHELHELVVPRTPVELAAAPGDAVRAGALQSALATVREEVFGLPAGGQ
- a CDS encoding TIGR03618 family F420-dependent PPOX class oxidoreductase; protein product: MTTGSAELRDFWAERLFPTLTTLRPNGLPHVVPVGVTVDEDFAVARVICGRGSVKARNVRAAGPGGAPVAVSQVGTGRWSTLEGRAVLRTDAEAVRDAEDRYTRRYRRQPRPNPERVVLEITITRRLGMD
- a CDS encoding MBL fold metallo-hydrolase, which encodes MSDRLYFRQLLAGRDFAVGDQVATQMANFSYLIGDRETGEAVIVDPAYAVQDLLDALAADGMRLTGVLATHHHPDHVGGDMMGFALPGLPELMALQPVPVHVNRAETEWVRRVTGLSASDLVGHDHDEELEVGAIPLRLLHTPGHTPGSQCFLLDGKLVAGDTLFLEGCGRTDFPGGDADAMYRSLQWLAGLDGDPVVYPGHLYSADPSAALSRVRERNMVFRPRSLEEWRAMFG
- a CDS encoding class I SAM-dependent methyltransferase, which translates into the protein MWGVDAIERWRGELAAWRIPGYILAGAEDSPWVLPRPVFTRRADRQLATPEGASLPAAWDALDPPGSVLDVGAGAGSACLPLAPRCTGLTAVDADAELLAELDRRAATHGLAARLVHGTWPAVAAEVAPADVVLCHHVLYNVADLEPFVTALTGHARGLVVAELADRHPLTALNPLWRHFHGIDRPEGPTAEDAVAALAELGIHPTVRRWRRTPAAEHPDPEALVEVTRRRLCLPRTRTAEVAEALREHGHLDGETRDLGASGSGIVTLTWPGTARSGAGR
- a CDS encoding MMPL family transporter — its product is MISDEPPAEGRPARTRRRRWLIPALLLIGWLAVGGFGGPFAGKLSEVAENDNAAFLPASAEATAVTEWQKRFADSQTVPAIVVLERAGGITEADQRFLATATHHIEGVPGVRGPLPSPIPARDGQATQLVVPITADGNPGDVAQEVRDAVPRPPSGLTVLVTGPAGQLADLVEAFSGIDGLLLLVAGAVVALILVMVYRSPVLPLVVLLSAVCALGLASLIVYLLADQDVLALNGQSQGILFILVFGAATDYALLLVSRFREDLRDTPEALTAMRTALRATVEPITASAGTVILGVLCLLFSDLNSNRGLGPVAAIGIAAALLASMTFLPAVLVLLGRAAFWPLLPTLGSAHKEEGGLWARVAGRVNATPRVVWIGATVVLLAGVAFVPQLRASGTDQSDVFLTEVDSVTGEQVLARHFPAGAGSPAVIIADAERTGEVAAAAQVEGVSQVAPLTGPEGAPTVVDGMAQLNAILTAPAGSESAIATVQRIRDAVHAVPGGEAKVGGRSAIQLDTQETSKRDRAVIMPIVLVVIFAVLALLLRALLAPLLLIATVVLSFGATMGVSALVFNHVLDFPGADPGVPLFGFVFLVALGIDYNIFLMTRVREETIGSGTRAGTLRGLTVTGGVITSAGVVLAATFAALAVLPILFLAQIAFIVAFGVLLDTLLVRSLLVPALTIDIGKRVWWPSRLASAPGS